GGTCCGATTCTACCTGGAGGTTTTAGTGGTTTAATTCTGGTTCTTTCGCAGACCAACGTGCGCTGATTCTCGAGTTTCTCCTGTTCCTCGCGGATACAAATAGTTTCGCGGGTGCGTCCAACGGAGGTCCGCTGTTAAATCTGGACCATCGCGAGGACAGCATCAACAGTAATGGTTTGCCGGCACCGGTGTCTATGCTGGCGGAGTTCTTCAAGGACGGGCAACTCCAATCTGAACATTCCCGAGCCCGGCCTCATCGAAGGGACTCTTCCGCGCAGTGAATTGACCGGTCACGATTGGTTCAGCATGATGCCCACCGACACAAGTCCTAAGGTCTGCAAAGTGCTGCTGCTGTTCCATCTGCGCCAGATCAACAACCACCATCCTCATGCTGAATATGGCCACCAAGTCGATCCGCGACCTGGTCTACAAGCGTGACTCCTTCAAGCACCGACATTGCTGCATCACAATCACAGAAAAGATCGAGCGCTGAACGCACTCAACCAGCTGGGCAGCATTCAGAGAAAGATCAACGGCTCAAGTGCAGCGTTCAGTAAGGGCGGCAACTCCAAGCTAGACGTTCCCAAGCACTGTTTGCGCGCACTGGTCCCACCCCGCGGCACATTTGTCCCGCAGCCTCCTTAGTTCGATATGATTTTGTACACTTAATTGaataaaatcctgttttttctgTTGAAACTGTTTATTTTACTTTAGAGCTTAAGATTTATTTATGCAGAATCTACCTGATATTTCCAGGGGTTGTTCGGACATATATAACTAGCATCTGGGCTAAATATGAGCACCCACACGTCTTCATCAGCATGTCAGGTTGTACAGGTAGATCTTCGTTTTACTCCTTGTCGGCCGCTTCCGGCATGTTTAACAGTGTGGCCGAGTTCTTTACCAAGAGGCTCAAGTGGGATCCACCACCTCTGTTGGACGCAACTGCGATGGTCTCCGGAACAACTGGAGCCTGTGCCGGCTGCAGTCGACGCTGTCCTCCGAGCTGGGCAACGCGTCCCTACGCATCGTTATAGTTGTCCACGGCCAGTCTCTCAATCATGCCGTCCTGTAGGGTgaagaaaaaacaatttgaGTTAAAACTAAAGTAAGAATAGTGTTTGACTAACCAACACCATGTAGCAGGTCGCGCTGCTCGGTTTGGTCGGCGGCTTTAGCTCTGAGAGATTCCGGCCGGCTCCGATTAACACTACAACAGATGTTCGACCGCTTCGCCCTGATTTTCACCAGCCAGCTCAAGGATAACAATGGCCACTTCCAGGTTGCCACCACTGTACTCCTCTGTTCCTTCAGACTGCTCGCCACCAGTAGCGCGGCCTTTCGATTCCCGGCGTACACTTCGCGGCCGTTCCTGGCCAATCCTTTTTGCAAACTCCCGCACTGAAAAGGCTGTCCCCACCACGAAATAGACGAAAGACCGATCCGTCTCGAACCCTTCGCAAGCGCAGGAAACGGTTCCGACGGCTGATCTGTCTCCACCGGTTTTGCTCTCCGCAGGTTCATCGTCGTACAGCTCCGTTGGCAGGCTCTTCGCACCCAACACCGGCCCCGGAACACGCTCGTTTCCATTAATGTTCCGTCCGGAAGTTGCATTCTTTTAAGCCGAATCTTGCTTCCTCCTTTTAGGGCGCCACCGTTTTTTTGACCACCATCCGTCCGGTGACGGAgaaaaatttagcaaaacaaactgctcgactaatttgacaacgagaactgtcatttgctcttgacagttctcgctgtcaaaaaaatcgagcagtgTGATGCGAGAACGCAAGAAAAAGTAAGCCAAAAAGCAAGTTATCGCGGTTAACGCGTGTTAAAGCAAGTTAAAGCGGAAAGGTGAAAGTGAACGctgcaaaggtttgaaaaggAAGCTTTATCGCTCGGTTAGCGCGGAAGTGACGTCCCCCTCGGTTATTACTCCTTCGCAAAAAGAAGAAGGAATTACAACATTACCACACAGCAAGTCGTTAAATAACTTAATCATATCATTTTTCATTAAGTCAAAATGCTTAACGTAAAATTCATAGCAAATACC
This genomic stretch from Culex pipiens pallens isolate TS unplaced genomic scaffold, TS_CPP_V2 Cpp_Un0100, whole genome shotgun sequence harbors:
- the LOC120431964 gene encoding uncharacterized protein LOC120431964 isoform X1, yielding MQLPDGTLMETSVFRGRCWVRRACQRSCTTMNLRRAKPVETDQPSEPFPALAKGSRRIGLSSISWWGQPFQCGSLQKGLARNGREVYAGNRKAALLVASSLKEQRSTVVATWKWPLLSLSWLVKIRAKRSNICCSVNRSRPESLRAKAADQTEQRDLLHGDGMIERLAVDNYNDA
- the LOC120431964 gene encoding uncharacterized protein LOC120431964 isoform X2, producing the protein MQLPDGTLMETSVFRGRCWVRRACQRSCTTMNLRRAKPVETDQPSEPFPALAKGSRRIGLSSISWWGQPFQCGSLQKGLARNGREVYAGNRKAALLVASSLKEQRSTVVATWKWPLLSLSWLVKIRAKRSNICCSVNRSRPESLRAKAADQTEQRDLLHGVGRHD